The following coding sequences lie in one Aquabacterium olei genomic window:
- a CDS encoding ATP-binding protein, giving the protein MSSPDVSSLIARAESLLQRLETLVPSSHHSPVIEPDWQASVAFRYRKRSTAAWAAGWLEPVRHVAHIRYDDLQEVDTQKARFARNLAQFVAGRPANNVLLSGARGTGKSSLVKAALHAHAGEGLRLIEVDKADMIDLPDLIDLVSSRPERFIVFCDDLSFDEGEPGYKALKSILDGTVSASGDNVLIIATSNRRHLLPEYHSDNKSYTRSDDGELHPGEVVEEKISLSERFGLWISFYPFSQDEYLAIVAQWLSHFGVDSGAIEAARPEALVWAIERGSRSGRVAYQFARDHAGRVQGAAP; this is encoded by the coding sequence ATGAGCTCTCCCGACGTGTCCTCCCTGATTGCGCGCGCCGAATCCCTGTTGCAGCGCCTTGAAACCCTTGTCCCGTCGTCCCACCACAGCCCGGTGATCGAGCCGGACTGGCAGGCTTCGGTCGCCTTCCGCTACCGCAAGCGCAGCACGGCCGCGTGGGCCGCCGGCTGGCTCGAGCCGGTGCGTCACGTGGCCCACATCCGCTACGACGACCTGCAGGAGGTCGACACGCAGAAGGCGCGTTTTGCACGCAACCTGGCGCAGTTCGTGGCCGGGCGCCCGGCCAACAACGTGCTGCTCAGCGGTGCGCGCGGCACCGGCAAGTCGTCGCTCGTGAAGGCAGCCCTGCACGCGCATGCGGGCGAGGGGCTGCGCCTCATCGAGGTCGACAAGGCCGACATGATCGACCTGCCTGATCTCATTGACCTGGTGAGCAGCCGCCCCGAGCGTTTCATCGTTTTCTGCGACGACCTCAGCTTCGACGAGGGCGAACCCGGCTACAAGGCGCTGAAGTCCATCCTGGACGGCACCGTGTCGGCCAGCGGCGACAACGTGCTCATCATTGCCACGTCGAACCGCCGGCATCTCCTGCCCGAATACCACTCCGACAACAAGAGCTACACGCGCTCGGATGACGGGGAGTTGCACCCCGGCGAGGTGGTGGAGGAAAAGATCTCGCTGTCCGAGCGTTTCGGGCTGTGGATCAGCTTCTATCCGTTCAGCCAGGACGAGTACCTGGCCATCGTGGCGCAGTGGCTGAGCCACTTCGGGGTGGATTCCGGCGCCATCGAGGCGGCACGACCAGAGGCCCTTGTGTGGGCCATCGAACGGGGCTCCCGCTCCGGCCGCGTGGCCTACCAGTTCGCGCGCGACCACGCCGGACGCGTTCAAGGGGCAGCGCCATGA
- the pdeM gene encoding ligase-associated DNA damage response endonuclease PdeM: MTQAVAQCVSLAGEAVWLRPDRTAWLAPAGCSHEAPSGQREVRDVPWPAGGTLLVADVHLGKAHQFSARGLPLPASVRQGADGDTLTRLLHALHTSHAARLVVLGDLFHGPQGGDSVARFAEAMASWAVDVGERAELVLIGGNHDTRARADLGPLQQRLGARLLHLPEHGHWRQGALACTHHPAPVPDAGYTLCGHWHPCVSLRARARDHLRLPCFWLGEPVRRPLGVLPAFGAFTGMHPAEPGPGDQLWAITPQGLHPLST, translated from the coding sequence ATGACGCAGGCAGTGGCTCAATGTGTGAGCCTGGCGGGAGAGGCTGTGTGGCTGCGGCCCGACCGCACCGCCTGGCTGGCGCCGGCCGGGTGCTCGCACGAAGCACCATCGGGGCAGCGAGAGGTGCGGGACGTGCCGTGGCCCGCTGGCGGCACGCTGCTCGTGGCCGACGTGCACCTGGGCAAGGCCCACCAGTTCAGCGCGCGGGGGCTGCCGCTGCCGGCCTCGGTGCGCCAGGGCGCCGATGGCGACACGCTCACCCGCTTGCTGCATGCCTTGCACACCAGCCATGCCGCACGCCTGGTGGTGCTGGGCGACCTCTTCCATGGCCCGCAGGGCGGTGACAGCGTGGCCCGCTTTGCCGAGGCCATGGCCAGCTGGGCCGTGGATGTGGGTGAACGCGCCGAGCTGGTGCTGATCGGCGGCAACCACGACACCCGCGCCCGCGCCGACCTCGGGCCCCTGCAGCAGCGCCTGGGCGCGCGCCTCCTCCACCTGCCCGAGCACGGCCACTGGCGGCAGGGTGCGCTGGCCTGCACCCACCACCCCGCGCCCGTGCCGGATGCCGGCTACACGCTGTGCGGGCACTGGCATCCCTGCGTGTCGCTGCGCGCCCGCGCACGTGATCACCTGCGCCTGCCCTGTTTCTGGCTGGGCGAACCCGTGCGCCGCCCGCTGGGCGTCCTGCCGGCCTTCGGTGCCTTCACCGGCATGCATCCGGCCGAGCCCGGCCCGGGTGACCAACTGTGGGCCATCACCCCGCAAGGCCTGCATCCCCTCAGCACGTGA
- a CDS encoding crotonase/enoyl-CoA hydratase family protein, with product MTSYQTLNWSVDTDGVLLLTLNRPDQLNAFTIEMANELVDAFTRASDDDSVRAVVVTGAGKAFCAGMDLSVGGNVFGLDEGQRPTMDDLQTRLNDPAILNGVRDTGGRVVLSIFDCKKPVIGAINGAAVGIGATMTLPMDIRLASDKARIGFVFGRIGIVPEACSSWFLPRIVGISRALEWTYMADVFDGHEAQRGGLVKAVVPGDDLLAEAMKIARRIATERSAVGIALTRQMMYRNAAQPHPLAAHQVDSLAMFYTSIGDGKEGVQAFLDKRPARFTSQASDMPPFYPWW from the coding sequence ATGACGTCCTACCAAACCCTGAACTGGTCCGTCGACACCGACGGTGTGCTGTTGCTGACGCTGAACCGGCCCGATCAGCTCAACGCCTTCACGATCGAGATGGCCAATGAACTGGTGGATGCCTTCACCCGCGCCAGCGACGACGACAGCGTGCGGGCCGTCGTCGTGACGGGGGCCGGCAAGGCCTTCTGCGCCGGCATGGACCTGTCGGTGGGCGGCAACGTCTTCGGGCTGGATGAGGGGCAGCGCCCCACGATGGACGACCTGCAGACCCGGCTGAACGACCCGGCCATCCTGAATGGTGTGCGCGACACCGGCGGGCGCGTGGTGCTGTCCATCTTCGATTGCAAGAAGCCAGTCATCGGTGCCATCAACGGCGCGGCCGTGGGCATCGGTGCGACGATGACCCTGCCCATGGACATCCGCCTTGCATCCGACAAGGCGCGCATCGGCTTCGTCTTCGGCCGCATCGGCATCGTGCCCGAGGCCTGCTCCAGCTGGTTCCTGCCGCGCATCGTCGGCATCTCGCGGGCGCTGGAGTGGACCTACATGGCCGATGTGTTCGACGGCCATGAGGCGCAGCGCGGCGGCCTTGTGAAGGCCGTGGTGCCGGGCGACGACCTGCTGGCCGAGGCGATGAAGATCGCGCGTCGCATCGCGACCGAGCGCTCGGCGGTGGGCATCGCGCTGACGCGCCAGATGATGTACCGCAATGCGGCCCAGCCGCATCCGCTCGCGGCGCACCAGGTGGATTCGCTCGCCATGTTCTACACCAGCATCGGCGACGGCAAGGAGGGCGTGCAGGCCTTCCTCGACAAGCGCCCGGCGCGCTTCACCAGCCAGGCCTCCGACATGCCGCCGTTCTACCCGTGGTGGTGA
- a CDS encoding pyrimidine 5'-nucleotidase yields MPRTDPIWLFDLDNTLHDASRAVFGRLNQSMTDYIVTHLGLPHDEADALRMHYWRRYGATLLGLERHHGIRAAHFLAHTHTLPGLEGTLSMPHVDRVALQRLPGRKILLTNAPADYARRVLTALDLASCFESVVSIEGMRVFGHLRPKPDARMLRIVLARLRLPAQRCILVEDTLANLRSAASLGMGTVWMRHYLRDNPHGPETGAGHGRPPWLCVRIRRLRALHHWRPRRPR; encoded by the coding sequence ATGCCCCGCACCGACCCCATCTGGCTGTTCGACCTCGACAACACGCTGCACGACGCCAGCCGCGCCGTGTTCGGCCGGCTCAACCAGTCGATGACGGACTACATCGTCACGCACCTGGGCCTGCCGCATGACGAGGCCGATGCGCTGCGGATGCACTACTGGCGCCGCTATGGCGCCACGCTGCTCGGGCTGGAGCGTCACCACGGCATCCGGGCCGCCCATTTCCTGGCGCACACGCACACGCTGCCGGGGCTGGAGGGCACGCTCAGCATGCCCCACGTCGACCGCGTCGCCCTCCAGCGACTGCCCGGTCGCAAGATCCTGCTGACCAACGCGCCTGCCGACTACGCCCGTCGGGTGCTCACGGCGCTCGACCTCGCCAGCTGCTTCGAGTCGGTGGTGTCGATCGAAGGCATGCGCGTGTTCGGCCACCTGCGCCCCAAGCCCGACGCCCGCATGCTGCGCATCGTGCTGGCCCGCTTGAGGCTGCCGGCCCAGCGTTGCATCCTCGTCGAAGACACGCTGGCCAACCTCCGCAGCGCGGCCAGCCTGGGCATGGGCACGGTGTGGATGCGGCATTACCTGCGAGACAACCCGCATGGCCCGGAGACCGGCGCCGGTCACGGTCGGCCGCCCTGGCTGTGTGTCAGAATCCGACGGCTTCGGGCATTGCACCACTGGCGGCCACGTCGGCCCCGCTGA
- a CDS encoding SWIB/MDM2 domain-containing protein has product MATAKKAPAKKAATKTADKAAAPKRAPNAAFSKPLTPSPLLAAVIGKDPLPRTEVTKKVWDYIKQHKLQDEANKRNINADAKLKPIFGKDQVTMFELTKLISNQLS; this is encoded by the coding sequence ATGGCAACTGCGAAGAAAGCCCCGGCCAAGAAGGCCGCCACGAAGACTGCCGACAAGGCAGCTGCACCGAAGCGCGCCCCGAACGCGGCCTTCTCCAAGCCCCTGACGCCGAGCCCGCTGCTGGCCGCCGTCATCGGCAAGGACCCGCTGCCGCGCACCGAGGTCACCAAGAAGGTGTGGGACTACATCAAGCAGCACAAGCTGCAGGACGAAGCCAACAAGCGCAACATCAATGCTGACGCCAAGCTGAAGCCCATCTTCGGCAAGGACCAGGTCACGATGTTCGAACTGACCAAGCTGATCAGCAACCAGCTGAGCTGA
- the slmA gene encoding nucleoid occlusion factor SlmA gives MRARQAMSSSEADPIDDTESASPDALTAPPTSVRKRPAPGERRNQILQALAAMLEQPSAERITTAALAARLEVSEAALYRHFASKAQMYEGLIGFIEQSLFTLANQIVAREPDPARQIARVIGMVLQFGEKNPGMCRVIVGEALLHEHERLAARMNQALDRLESLLRQSWRMLAESRGAATPTVAAQAGASLAMAVLLGRLQRYTRTGFVRHPTEHLDATLQTLLA, from the coding sequence ATGCGGGCCAGGCAGGCGATGAGCAGCAGCGAGGCAGACCCCATCGACGACACCGAGTCGGCATCCCCCGACGCGCTGACCGCACCGCCCACGTCCGTGCGCAAGCGCCCCGCGCCGGGCGAGCGTCGCAACCAGATCCTGCAGGCCCTGGCGGCCATGCTCGAACAGCCTTCCGCCGAGCGCATCACCACCGCCGCCCTGGCTGCACGCTTGGAGGTGAGCGAGGCCGCGCTGTACCGGCACTTCGCCAGCAAGGCCCAGATGTACGAGGGCCTCATCGGCTTCATCGAACAGAGCCTGTTCACGCTGGCGAACCAGATCGTGGCGCGCGAGCCGGATCCGGCGCGTCAGATCGCCCGCGTGATCGGCATGGTGTTGCAGTTCGGCGAGAAGAACCCCGGCATGTGCCGTGTGATCGTGGGCGAGGCCCTGCTGCACGAGCACGAGCGGTTGGCCGCGCGCATGAACCAGGCGCTCGACCGGCTGGAATCGCTGCTGCGCCAGAGCTGGCGCATGCTGGCCGAGTCGCGGGGTGCGGCCACGCCCACGGTGGCGGCACAGGCCGGTGCGTCGCTGGCGATGGCGGTGCTCTTGGGACGCCTGCAGCGCTACACGCGCACGGGCTTTGTCCGTCACCCCACCGAGCACCTCGACGCCACGTTGCAGACGCTGCTGGCCTGA
- a CDS encoding NUDIX domain-containing protein: protein MSTSPERKSYHVMEPTDRVPVEVAVGVLIERDAQGREGRFLLTSRPEGKVYAGHWEFPGGKLEAGETVEQALRRELIEELGITIGEAHAWQTEVMDYPHARVRLHFCKVYTWEGAFEMREGQHMAWQTLPVDVVPVLPGTIPVLQWLAAERGHPGPTHQAPVSGD, encoded by the coding sequence ATGAGCACGTCGCCCGAACGCAAGTCGTACCACGTCATGGAGCCGACCGATCGCGTGCCGGTCGAGGTGGCCGTGGGCGTGCTGATCGAGCGCGATGCGCAGGGGCGCGAAGGGCGCTTTCTGCTGACCTCACGCCCCGAAGGCAAGGTCTACGCAGGGCACTGGGAGTTTCCGGGGGGCAAACTCGAAGCAGGCGAAACGGTCGAGCAGGCGCTGCGCCGCGAGCTGATCGAGGAGCTCGGCATCACGATCGGTGAGGCCCATGCATGGCAGACCGAAGTGATGGACTATCCCCACGCGCGCGTGCGCCTGCATTTCTGCAAGGTCTACACATGGGAAGGCGCATTCGAGATGCGCGAAGGGCAGCACATGGCTTGGCAGACGCTGCCGGTGGACGTGGTGCCGGTGTTGCCCGGCACCATTCCGGTGCTGCAATGGCTGGCCGCCGAGCGCGGCCACCCTGGCCCCACGCATCAGGCGCCCGTGTCGGGCGACTGA
- a CDS encoding PepSY domain-containing protein produces the protein MTKITVLLTTLAAALMASGPALAHGEFKCDVPQAEWRKQMDLQRKLLDDGWKKVRQVKVDNGCYEVYGFDETGKRAEVYFNPKTFEKVGAVKQPD, from the coding sequence ATGACCAAGATCACTGTCCTTCTGACCACCCTGGCCGCCGCACTGATGGCCAGCGGTCCAGCCCTGGCCCATGGTGAATTCAAGTGCGATGTGCCGCAAGCCGAGTGGCGCAAGCAGATGGACCTGCAGCGCAAGCTCCTCGACGACGGCTGGAAGAAGGTCCGCCAGGTCAAGGTCGACAACGGTTGCTACGAGGTCTACGGCTTCGACGAGACGGGCAAACGCGCCGAGGTCTATTTCAACCCCAAGACCTTCGAGAAGGTCGGCGCGGTGAAGCAGCCGGACTGA
- a CDS encoding alpha-hydroxy acid oxidase, with the protein MPEPALTSLPPEVVALIDHERLAQARLPQAAWAYFQGGAADEVTVSANRAAWDAMRLRPRVLRNLTGGHTRIKLLGRTCAHPILLAPVAFQRMAHPDAELATAVAASAQEAGMVLSCQSSTLLEHVARAIGTDAGRGPLWFQLYLQHDRDFTLELVRRAEAAGYEALVLTVDAPTSGARDRERRAGFSLPPGIEAVNLLGLPPWRPAALQPGQSAMFDGLLQQAPTWGDVAWLKAHTRLPVLLKGILHPDDARAAHDAGADGLIVSNHGGRTLDTALPTAEALPAIVAAVGHTMPVLVDGGIRRGTDVLKALALGARAVLVGRPQVHGLATAGAMGVAHVLRLLRDELEIAMALCGVATLDQIDADLVMSR; encoded by the coding sequence ATGCCTGAACCTGCTCTCACATCACTGCCCCCCGAGGTCGTCGCCCTGATCGACCACGAGCGCCTCGCGCAGGCGCGCCTGCCACAGGCCGCCTGGGCCTACTTCCAGGGCGGCGCAGCCGACGAGGTCACCGTGTCGGCCAACCGCGCCGCCTGGGACGCGATGCGCCTGCGCCCTCGGGTGCTGCGCAACCTCACGGGCGGCCACACCCGGATCAAGTTGCTCGGGCGCACTTGCGCACATCCCATCCTGCTGGCGCCGGTGGCGTTCCAGCGCATGGCGCACCCGGACGCAGAACTGGCCACGGCGGTGGCCGCGTCGGCCCAGGAGGCCGGCATGGTCCTCAGCTGCCAGTCCTCGACCTTGCTCGAGCATGTGGCCCGAGCCATCGGCACCGATGCGGGGCGCGGGCCGCTCTGGTTCCAGCTTTACCTGCAACATGACCGGGATTTCACGCTGGAGCTCGTCAGGCGCGCCGAGGCCGCGGGTTACGAGGCGCTGGTGCTCACCGTCGATGCGCCGACCAGTGGCGCCCGCGATCGCGAGCGGCGAGCCGGCTTCTCACTGCCACCGGGCATCGAAGCGGTGAACCTGCTCGGCCTGCCACCCTGGCGTCCCGCTGCACTGCAGCCCGGCCAGAGTGCCATGTTCGATGGCCTGCTGCAGCAGGCGCCCACGTGGGGCGATGTCGCGTGGCTGAAGGCACACACGCGGCTTCCCGTGCTCCTCAAGGGCATCCTGCACCCGGACGATGCGCGCGCGGCACATGACGCGGGCGCCGACGGCCTCATCGTGTCCAACCATGGCGGACGGACGCTGGACACGGCCCTCCCCACCGCGGAAGCCCTGCCCGCGATCGTGGCAGCCGTGGGGCACACCATGCCCGTGCTGGTGGATGGGGGCATTCGCAGAGGCACGGATGTCCTGAAGGCCCTGGCGCTGGGAGCCCGGGCCGTGCTGGTGGGCCGTCCACAGGTTCACGGGCTTGCCACAGCGGGGGCGATGGGCGTGGCACACGTGCTGCGCCTGCTGCGCGACGAGTTGGAGATCGCCATGGCCCTGTGTGGTGTCGCGACCCTCGATCAGATTGATGCGGACCTCGTGATGTCGCGTTGA
- a CDS encoding cytochrome b/b6 domain-containing protein, with amino-acid sequence MQVWDPFVRLVHWSVAACVAVAWISTLDDVGFGPHENAGLLAGALVLGRLLWGARGQSHASLRRFVHGPRATWAYARQVWHGTERRHMGHNPLGGWMALALWTCVLALAFTGWLYTTDAFWGEAWLDELHRLLGWCLLGLIAAHLAGVAFTSRRHGENLVRAMIDGRKPAPGPDDVV; translated from the coding sequence ATGCAGGTCTGGGATCCGTTCGTCCGGCTGGTGCATTGGAGCGTCGCCGCTTGCGTGGCCGTTGCCTGGATCAGCACCTTGGACGACGTGGGCTTCGGCCCACATGAAAACGCCGGCCTGCTCGCCGGCGCACTGGTGCTTGGCCGGCTGCTGTGGGGCGCTCGCGGACAGAGCCATGCAAGCCTGCGGCGGTTCGTGCACGGGCCCAGGGCCACTTGGGCATATGCAAGGCAGGTGTGGCATGGCACCGAGCGCCGCCACATGGGCCATAACCCGCTCGGCGGCTGGATGGCCCTGGCCCTCTGGACATGTGTGCTCGCCCTCGCCTTCACCGGCTGGCTGTACACCACCGACGCCTTCTGGGGGGAGGCGTGGCTCGACGAATTGCACCGCTTGCTGGGCTGGTGCCTGCTCGGCCTGATCGCGGCCCATCTGGCGGGCGTCGCGTTCACGAGCCGACGGCATGGCGAAAATCTGGTGCGTGCCATGATCGACGGGCGGAAGCCGGCTCCCGGCCCGGACGACGTCGTCTGA
- a CDS encoding Fe2+-dependent dioxygenase, producing MLLHAQQVLTPDEVHHARTLLSDAPWSDGRVSSGQQAAQAKRNEQLPENHPVTRQLQEMVLQALQRHALFFSAALPRQVSPPMFNRYGGNLNTFGNHVDSAVRHLPGGVGRVRTDVSCTIFLSEPDEYDGGDLVIEDTFGPRRVKLPAGDMVVYPGTSVHRVEPVTRGHRVASFFWVQSMVRSDEQRRLLYDMDMHLMHLRSTVGETDEAVIGLTATYHNLLRMWIDV from the coding sequence ATGCTGCTCCACGCTCAACAGGTGCTGACACCGGATGAAGTCCACCACGCGCGCACCCTCCTGTCCGATGCACCCTGGTCGGACGGCCGTGTGAGCTCGGGGCAGCAGGCCGCCCAGGCCAAGCGCAACGAACAACTGCCGGAAAACCACCCGGTGACCCGGCAGTTGCAGGAGATGGTGCTCCAGGCCCTGCAGCGTCACGCCCTGTTCTTTTCGGCCGCGCTGCCACGGCAGGTTTCACCGCCCATGTTCAACCGCTACGGCGGCAACCTGAACACCTTCGGCAACCATGTCGACAGCGCGGTGCGCCACCTCCCGGGCGGCGTGGGGCGCGTGCGCACCGATGTATCGTGCACCATCTTCCTCAGCGAACCCGATGAGTACGATGGCGGCGATCTGGTGATCGAAGACACCTTCGGGCCACGACGCGTCAAGCTGCCAGCAGGCGACATGGTCGTCTACCCCGGCACAAGCGTGCACCGGGTCGAACCGGTCACGCGGGGACACCGGGTCGCAAGCTTCTTCTGGGTGCAGAGCATGGTGCGCAGCGACGAGCAACGGCGCCTACTCTATGACATGGACATGCACCTCATGCACCTACGCAGCACGGTGGGCGAGACCGACGAGGCCGTGATCGGCCTGACGGCGACGTACCACAACCTGCTGCGCATGTGGATCGATGTGTGA
- a CDS encoding NADH:flavin oxidoreductase/NADH oxidase family protein, with product MTPQAVLAQPFTLPNGTVVKNRLFKSAMSEALGTRAGGATPELARLYGAWAEGGIGLCVTGNVMIDRRALGEPGNVVIEGEGDLAALRAWAQAATQQGAQCWVQLNHPGKQAPKGLNRENVAPSAVPFRPEMQAFFPTPRELTDAEVHELVARFGRAAGVVKQAGFSGVQIHGAHGYLVSQFLSPHHNRREDEWGGTPEKRRRFVLAVYRAMRDAVGPTFPIGIKLNSADFQRGGFTEEESLDTIRALAEAGIDLIEVSGGTYEAPAMTGVKARAEPVKDSTRQREAYFLAFAEKARQAVRVPLVVTGGFRSLEGMAEAVSSGAVDFVGLARALAIEPDLPRRLLAGQQPTQTVRPIRTGIGMVDRMGLMEVTWYTGQLKRIGRGEAPKPKESALWVLLGFLLKQAGLGRKKRPTRLRAS from the coding sequence ATGACCCCTCAAGCCGTGCTGGCCCAGCCCTTCACCCTGCCCAATGGCACGGTCGTGAAGAACCGCCTGTTCAAGTCCGCCATGAGCGAAGCGCTGGGCACCCGTGCGGGTGGCGCCACGCCCGAGCTGGCGAGGCTGTATGGCGCCTGGGCCGAGGGCGGCATCGGGCTGTGCGTGACGGGCAACGTGATGATCGACCGGCGTGCGCTGGGCGAGCCGGGCAACGTCGTGATCGAAGGCGAGGGCGACCTGGCCGCGCTGCGGGCGTGGGCGCAGGCGGCCACCCAGCAGGGCGCGCAGTGCTGGGTGCAACTCAACCACCCGGGCAAGCAGGCGCCCAAGGGGCTGAACCGCGAGAACGTGGCGCCGTCGGCGGTGCCTTTCCGCCCGGAGATGCAGGCCTTCTTTCCGACGCCGCGCGAATTGACCGATGCCGAGGTGCATGAGCTGGTGGCGCGCTTCGGTCGCGCGGCCGGCGTGGTGAAGCAGGCGGGCTTCAGTGGGGTGCAGATCCACGGGGCACATGGCTACCTCGTCAGCCAGTTCCTGTCGCCGCACCACAACCGCCGTGAAGACGAGTGGGGCGGCACGCCAGAGAAGCGACGACGCTTCGTGCTGGCCGTCTACCGCGCCATGCGCGACGCCGTCGGGCCGACCTTCCCCATCGGCATCAAGCTGAACTCGGCCGACTTCCAGCGCGGGGGCTTCACAGAGGAAGAGTCGCTCGACACCATCCGCGCGCTGGCCGAGGCCGGCATCGACCTGATCGAGGTGTCGGGTGGCACCTACGAGGCGCCTGCGATGACGGGGGTGAAAGCCAGGGCCGAGCCCGTGAAGGACAGCACCCGCCAGCGCGAGGCCTACTTCCTGGCCTTTGCCGAAAAGGCCCGACAGGCCGTGCGCGTGCCGCTGGTGGTCACGGGCGGCTTCCGCTCGCTGGAGGGCATGGCCGAGGCGGTGTCATCCGGAGCGGTCGATTTCGTCGGCCTGGCGCGGGCGCTGGCCATCGAGCCCGATCTGCCCCGACGCCTGCTGGCCGGTCAGCAGCCCACGCAGACCGTGCGGCCCATCCGCACCGGCATCGGCATGGTGGATCGCATGGGGCTGATGGAGGTGACCTGGTACACCGGCCAGCTCAAGCGCATCGGCCGGGGAGAGGCCCCCAAGCCGAAGGAGTCGGCGCTGTGGGTGCTGCTGGGCTTTTTGCTCAAGCAGGCGGGGTTGGGGCGCAAGAAGCGGCCGACGCGCTTGCGGGCGAGTTGA